A single region of the Latilactobacillus curvatus JCM 1096 = DSM 20019 genome encodes:
- a CDS encoding DUF1149 family protein — protein MQTKKDPITVDAFHYDRVSPDVEPQQNIQVSLVTISEEDPYLQEADLSAGNIYQIVTPFQVAPEKSGFAVSGQISQVVQLLDFFSEPNEIDQKDMIKLSRPLIEYIETLTYQVTAVALNRGVQLQFTAQANED, from the coding sequence ATGCAAACGAAGAAAGATCCAATTACTGTTGATGCTTTTCATTATGACCGTGTTTCACCTGATGTAGAACCACAACAAAATATCCAAGTCAGCTTAGTCACCATCAGCGAAGAAGATCCATATTTACAAGAAGCTGATTTGAGCGCGGGGAATATTTACCAAATTGTGACGCCTTTCCAAGTTGCACCAGAAAAGAGTGGCTTTGCAGTGTCAGGTCAAATTTCACAAGTGGTTCAACTCTTAGATTTCTTTAGTGAACCAAATGAAATTGATCAAAAAGACATGATAAAGCTTTCACGACCATTGATTGAATACATCGAAACATTGACGTATCAAGTGACGGCGGTTGCTTTAAATCGGGGCGTTCAACTCCAATTTACAGCGCAAGCCAACGAAGACTAA
- the metK gene encoding methionine adenosyltransferase, whose protein sequence is MQERHLFTSESVSEGHPDKIADQISDAILDAMLAQDPQARVACETTVTTGLVLVVGEISTTAYVDIQKVVRETIKGIGYRDGHYGFDGDNCAVIVALDEQSPDIAQGVDDSVESRAKDEDPLDKIGAGDQGLMFGFAVDQTPELMPLPIALSHRLMRKVAELRKSGQLAYLRPDAKAQVTVEYDENEQPVRVDTVVISTQHDADVTLETIQKDMLEQAIQTVIPAKYLDDQTKYFINPTGRFVIGGPQGDSGLTGRKIIVDTYGGYARHGGGAFSGKDATKVDRSASYAARYIAKNIVAAGLARKCEVQLAYAIGVAQPVSVSINTFETGTVSEEKIQTAIRENFDLRPAGIIQMLDLQRPIYKQTAAYGHFGRTDVEFPWERLDKVDALKASIAKLNA, encoded by the coding sequence ATGCAAGAAAGACATTTATTTACTTCGGAATCCGTTTCTGAAGGCCATCCAGATAAGATTGCGGATCAAATTAGTGATGCCATCTTAGATGCGATGTTAGCACAAGATCCACAAGCACGAGTTGCTTGTGAAACAACCGTTACAACTGGGTTAGTCCTAGTTGTCGGCGAAATTTCAACAACGGCATACGTTGATATCCAAAAAGTGGTCAGAGAGACTATTAAAGGGATTGGTTATCGTGATGGGCATTATGGCTTTGATGGCGATAACTGTGCTGTGATTGTTGCACTTGATGAACAATCACCTGATATTGCACAAGGGGTCGACGATTCAGTTGAATCTCGTGCAAAGGATGAAGATCCACTTGATAAGATTGGTGCGGGGGATCAAGGGTTAATGTTTGGGTTTGCTGTCGATCAGACACCAGAACTAATGCCGTTACCAATTGCCCTTTCACACCGTTTAATGCGCAAAGTCGCTGAGTTAAGAAAGAGCGGGCAACTCGCTTATCTAAGACCAGATGCTAAGGCGCAAGTCACTGTTGAATACGACGAAAACGAACAACCTGTTCGTGTCGATACCGTCGTTATCAGTACCCAACACGATGCAGATGTGACTTTAGAAACCATTCAAAAGGATATGCTTGAACAAGCGATTCAAACCGTTATTCCAGCCAAATACTTGGATGATCAAACCAAGTATTTCATTAATCCAACTGGTCGGTTTGTCATCGGTGGACCACAAGGCGATTCAGGTTTAACTGGTCGTAAGATCATTGTTGATACTTACGGCGGTTATGCACGTCATGGTGGCGGTGCTTTCTCAGGGAAAGATGCTACTAAGGTTGACCGTTCAGCAAGTTATGCAGCCCGTTACATTGCTAAAAACATTGTAGCGGCTGGGTTAGCGCGCAAGTGTGAAGTGCAATTGGCCTATGCAATTGGTGTAGCGCAACCCGTTTCTGTTTCAATAAATACTTTCGAAACAGGGACCGTCAGTGAAGAAAAGATTCAAACTGCAATTCGTGAAAACTTTGATTTACGACCAGCAGGGATTATTCAAATGTTAGATCTACAAAGACCTATATACAAGCAAACAGCTGCATATGGGCACTTTGGGCGTACAGATGTCGAATTTCCATGGGAACGTTTAGATAAAGTGGATGCCTTAAAGGCAAGTATTGCTAAACTAAATGCCTAA
- a CDS encoding GMP reductase: MDVFDYEDVQLIPNKCIVKSRSEIDTSVRFGSETFKIPVVPANMQTIIDEPLAIWLAENHYFYVMHRFQPEKRPAFIKMMHERGLFASISVGVKDDEFDFINQLATDNLLPEYITIDIAHGHSQVVIDMIQHIKKVLPKSFVIAGNVGTPEAVRDLERAGADATKVGIGPGKVCITKIKTGFGTGGWQLAALRWCAKAATKPIIADGGIRTNGDIAKSIRFGASMVMIGSLFAGHAESPGKLVEEDGQQFKEYFGSASEFQKGTHQNVEGKRILVPYKGAISDTLTEMRQDLQSSISYAGGKRLSSLKKVDYVLVRHSIFNGDML, translated from the coding sequence ATGGACGTATTTGATTACGAAGATGTTCAACTGATTCCCAATAAATGTATTGTGAAAAGTCGGAGCGAGATTGATACTAGCGTCCGCTTTGGCTCAGAAACGTTTAAAATCCCAGTCGTCCCTGCTAACATGCAGACGATTATTGATGAACCGCTTGCCATCTGGCTTGCCGAAAACCATTACTTCTACGTCATGCATCGCTTTCAACCTGAAAAGCGTCCCGCATTCATCAAGATGATGCACGAGCGCGGCTTATTTGCCTCAATCAGTGTCGGGGTTAAAGACGATGAATTCGACTTTATTAATCAACTCGCAACCGATAACTTACTACCAGAATACATTACAATCGATATCGCCCACGGCCACTCACAAGTCGTGATCGATATGATTCAACATATCAAAAAAGTACTGCCTAAGAGTTTCGTCATTGCCGGCAATGTTGGCACCCCTGAAGCCGTTCGCGATTTGGAACGCGCAGGTGCGGACGCAACCAAAGTCGGGATTGGCCCTGGTAAAGTTTGCATTACCAAAATCAAGACCGGCTTTGGGACTGGTGGTTGGCAACTGGCAGCCCTCAGATGGTGCGCGAAAGCTGCTACCAAGCCGATTATTGCCGATGGGGGAATTCGAACCAACGGTGACATCGCTAAATCAATCCGTTTTGGCGCTAGCATGGTGATGATTGGGTCCCTCTTTGCAGGACACGCTGAATCACCTGGCAAATTAGTCGAAGAAGATGGTCAACAATTCAAAGAATATTTCGGGTCAGCTTCAGAATTCCAAAAAGGCACACACCAAAACGTCGAGGGTAAACGCATTTTAGTGCCTTATAAAGGTGCGATTAGTGACACGCTCACCGAAATGCGCCAAGACTTACAATCATCGATTTCTTATGCTGGTGGTAAACGCTTATCATCATTGAAGAAAGTCGATTACGTTCTTGTTCGCCATTCAATTTTTAATGGTGACATGCTTTAA
- a CDS encoding magnesium transporter CorA family protein, whose protein sequence is MLETYRFDSAKKKLTKHAKIQSNSWINVTDPSTEEIELLTKKLHIPSDFIYYSLDADESARAEHDPDYNATLIIFNIPILEKDPQKPDKYLYKTSPLGIIVTDSTVLTINKTPVTFLQSFVDGQIKGFNPQNHRRSVLQILFRISSIYLQYLRDINRSREQIETRLQSSLQNEELFDLMTIQRGLVYFMMSLKTDKMVLASLMRTNMLDLNEDEIELLDDIQIENQQAIEMAEISNTIINETADTYSSIINNNMNSVMKFLASYSIILTIPGLVFSFYGMNVDLPLSHSKTSWLITLFISLIISGVLVYRFWRKRYIK, encoded by the coding sequence ATGCTCGAAACCTATCGCTTCGACAGTGCTAAGAAAAAGCTCACCAAACATGCTAAAATCCAGTCCAACAGTTGGATTAACGTAACTGATCCCTCGACTGAAGAAATTGAGCTTCTCACTAAGAAGCTCCACATCCCATCTGATTTTATCTACTATAGTTTAGATGCTGATGAAAGTGCGCGTGCTGAGCACGATCCTGATTATAATGCGACCCTGATTATTTTCAACATACCAATTCTTGAAAAAGACCCGCAAAAACCAGATAAATACCTCTATAAAACAAGTCCCTTAGGAATTATTGTAACAGATTCGACCGTCTTAACCATCAACAAAACGCCAGTCACCTTTTTACAGAGCTTTGTTGATGGCCAAATTAAAGGTTTCAATCCACAAAATCACCGTAGAAGTGTCCTCCAGATTCTCTTCCGCATTTCATCCATCTATCTCCAATATTTGCGGGACATCAACCGCTCTCGTGAACAAATCGAAACTCGCTTGCAGAGTTCCCTACAGAATGAAGAACTCTTCGATCTGATGACCATTCAACGCGGCTTAGTTTATTTCATGATGTCCTTAAAGACCGATAAAATGGTACTCGCTAGTTTAATGCGGACCAATATGTTAGATCTTAATGAAGATGAAATTGAATTGCTTGATGATATTCAGATTGAAAATCAACAAGCCATCGAAATGGCAGAAATTTCCAACACAATTATTAACGAAACAGCCGATACTTACTCGTCAATTATTAATAATAACATGAATAGTGTTATGAAGTTCTTGGCATCTTATTCAATTATTCTCACCATCCCTGGATTAGTATTTAGTTTTTACGGGATGAACGTGGACCTTCCACTGTCTCACTCTAAAACAAGTTGGTTGATTACTTTATTCATTTCTCTGATCATTTCTGGTGTGCTAGTCTATCGCTTCTGGCGCAAGCGGTACATTAAATAG
- a CDS encoding lactonase family protein, translating to MTEEVLIGGYTRRIGKGIYRGIFDATTATVSDIQPFINLDNASYLTISNRNILYTVIKDGDQGGIAAYDLASGTPVFLNAVLAAGAPPAYVAVDEDRQLVYAANYHKGEILVYQIQADGSLTLASTTVHEGHGPRPEQASAHVHYTDLTPDHRLVVCDLGTDELVTYAVDNAGQLTKVAIYKSEPGFGTRHLVFHPNHKTAYLLGELSSEVTVLDYHAADGTFSAVATYSMLPADWHEANGGAAIRVSKDGRFLYASNRGYNSIVVYAISDDSRQLRAIQQMSTDGEFPRDFNLSANDDFLLAVNQNSDNGTLYRRDAQTGLLTACQKDLETPEGVCVLFH from the coding sequence ATGACAGAAGAAGTTTTAATTGGTGGTTATACCCGCCGGATTGGTAAAGGGATCTACCGCGGAATTTTCGATGCAACAACTGCAACCGTGAGTGACATCCAACCATTCATTAATCTCGATAACGCATCCTATTTAACGATTTCAAACCGTAACATCCTCTACACCGTCATTAAAGATGGGGACCAAGGTGGGATTGCTGCCTATGACTTAGCTAGTGGCACCCCTGTCTTTTTGAACGCGGTCTTAGCAGCCGGCGCACCACCAGCATACGTGGCAGTCGATGAAGACCGCCAACTCGTTTATGCAGCCAATTACCATAAAGGCGAAATACTCGTTTATCAAATCCAAGCCGATGGCAGTTTAACCTTAGCGAGCACGACAGTTCATGAAGGCCACGGTCCGCGTCCTGAACAAGCTAGCGCCCACGTACATTATACCGACCTAACACCTGACCACCGCTTAGTGGTCTGTGATTTGGGCACCGATGAATTAGTAACTTATGCCGTCGACAATGCTGGTCAATTAACCAAAGTAGCAATTTACAAGAGTGAACCTGGTTTTGGCACACGGCATTTAGTCTTCCATCCCAATCACAAGACAGCTTACCTATTGGGTGAATTGTCCAGTGAAGTGACGGTCTTAGATTATCATGCAGCCGATGGGACTTTTAGCGCGGTTGCTACCTACTCAATGTTACCTGCAGATTGGCACGAAGCAAACGGCGGCGCTGCAATCCGTGTTTCCAAAGACGGTCGTTTCCTTTATGCTTCCAACCGTGGGTATAATTCAATCGTTGTGTATGCCATCAGTGATGACAGTCGCCAACTACGAGCAATCCAACAAATGTCAACGGATGGTGAATTCCCCCGTGACTTCAATCTTTCCGCTAACGACGATTTTCTATTAGCCGTTAACCAAAATAGTGATAATGGTACGCTTTATCGGCGCGATGCCCAAACTGGTTTATTAACCGCCTGTCAAAAAGACTTAGAAACACCTGAAGGCGTCTGTGTCTTATTCCATTAA
- a CDS encoding AI-2E family transporter: MTENKQPQTERSWFFKWFLNKKLPIVLLNMLLTLLIILLLTKLAWLLKPIQSLMLIIGLPIIIAAVLYYLTNPLIDWFERRWHLNRVLSITIIFILIVGLLVWGIATIIPIIQSQTTSLIDQWPSYWANIQTQTMKWFNDPAFKSIQKQLNDINTDVFSNLSSKVNKMLTSTVSHIGTAVGVVTNVVIAIVTMPFILFFMLKDGHRMKGYLLKFFPVKVRATTGKVLEEINTQVSQYIRGQLTVAFWVAVMFTVGYWIVGMKYGLTLGILAGILNLIPYLGSFLAMVPSVIIAAFISPLLLIKVLIVFAVEQTLEGRLVSPLVLGSKMAMYPVTTIIVLLASGKLFGLAGVILGIPVYAIIKILISHLFEWFKSVSGLYEQ; this comes from the coding sequence GTGACAGAGAATAAACAGCCACAAACAGAACGTTCATGGTTCTTTAAATGGTTTTTAAATAAGAAGCTACCGATTGTTTTGTTAAACATGTTATTAACGTTGCTGATTATACTTTTATTAACAAAACTTGCTTGGCTGTTAAAACCAATTCAGTCGTTGATGTTGATTATTGGGTTACCGATTATTATTGCGGCCGTCTTGTATTACTTGACCAACCCGTTAATTGATTGGTTTGAACGGCGTTGGCATTTAAATCGGGTATTGTCGATTACGATTATTTTTATTTTAATTGTTGGCTTACTGGTCTGGGGAATTGCGACGATTATTCCAATCATTCAATCCCAGACAACGAGTTTAATTGATCAGTGGCCGTCTTATTGGGCGAATATTCAAACTCAGACGATGAAATGGTTTAACGACCCAGCCTTCAAATCGATTCAAAAACAATTAAACGATATCAATACGGATGTGTTTAGTAATTTATCAAGTAAAGTAAATAAAATGCTGACTTCGACCGTTAGTCATATTGGAACAGCGGTCGGAGTGGTGACGAACGTAGTCATCGCGATTGTAACGATGCCGTTCATTTTATTCTTCATGTTAAAAGATGGTCACCGAATGAAAGGCTATTTGTTAAAATTCTTCCCGGTTAAAGTACGCGCCACAACTGGGAAAGTGTTGGAAGAAATTAACACACAGGTCAGTCAGTACATCCGCGGCCAATTGACAGTAGCGTTTTGGGTTGCAGTCATGTTTACTGTAGGCTACTGGATTGTTGGGATGAAGTACGGGTTGACGTTGGGAATTTTAGCGGGGATTTTAAACTTAATTCCGTATTTAGGCTCTTTCCTAGCGATGGTCCCGTCAGTGATTATTGCAGCGTTTATCTCGCCGTTATTATTGATTAAAGTACTCATCGTGTTTGCTGTTGAACAGACCTTGGAAGGTCGTTTAGTTTCCCCATTGGTCTTGGGGAGCAAGATGGCAATGTATCCGGTCACGACAATCATTGTGTTGCTGGCTTCAGGAAAGTTATTCGGCCTTGCCGGTGTGATTCTCGGTATTCCAGTATATGCGATTATCAAGATATTAATTAGTCACCTTTTTGAATGGTTCAAGTCAGTTTCAGGCTTATACGAGCAATAA
- a CDS encoding PTS glucitol/sorbitol transporter subunit IIA, with amino-acid sequence MNTQAEVISIGNDAIDDQEPMVILFDEHATTAIQNVALIQHFMDEAAKKQLTLTTDSAVIINQQPYTITYVGALVNPNLNSIGHVALVFGPAPQEDQLQSGLYLTPAAAGVPAVPEFKVGTQITYQETM; translated from the coding sequence ATGAACACGCAAGCAGAAGTCATTTCAATTGGCAACGACGCCATTGATGATCAAGAACCGATGGTCATTTTATTCGATGAACATGCGACAACTGCCATTCAAAACGTGGCATTGATTCAACATTTTATGGACGAAGCGGCCAAAAAACAGCTAACACTGACGACAGATTCTGCGGTTATTATTAATCAACAACCTTATACGATTACGTATGTGGGCGCGTTGGTAAATCCTAACCTCAACAGTATTGGTCATGTCGCTTTAGTTTTTGGACCTGCGCCACAAGAAGATCAACTGCAAAGTGGGCTTTATTTAACACCAGCCGCCGCGGGTGTTCCGGCTGTTCCTGAATTCAAAGTAGGAACGCAGATAACGTATCAAGAAACTATGTAG
- a CDS encoding GNAT family N-acetyltransferase, translating to MDIKHTLGDNSVIFRDATYIRRTVFVREQNMPETQEIDAHEDHTIHYVGYLNQDPAVTARVHVLKDGGFRIQRVATIKAFRGQGLGYQLIEAIIEDAKRTTTPYIILFAQDHAIGFYEKLGFIVTSEGEMEAGIPHHYMKLTL from the coding sequence ATGGATATTAAACATACACTTGGAGATAACAGTGTTATCTTTCGTGATGCAACATACATTAGAAGAACGGTGTTTGTCCGAGAACAAAATATGCCGGAAACCCAGGAAATCGATGCGCACGAAGATCACACGATTCACTATGTAGGTTACCTCAATCAAGACCCAGCAGTAACCGCACGCGTGCACGTCTTAAAAGACGGTGGATTTAGAATTCAGCGCGTTGCTACCATCAAAGCTTTCCGTGGCCAAGGACTCGGCTATCAATTAATCGAAGCCATCATTGAAGACGCTAAACGCACTACAACGCCTTATATTATTTTATTCGCACAGGACCACGCCATTGGTTTCTACGAAAAATTAGGCTTTATTGTCACAAGCGAAGGCGAAATGGAAGCGGGCATCCCCCACCACTACATGAAATTAACGCTCTAA
- a CDS encoding MDR family MFS transporter, with protein sequence MEQSKGRKTNVLLVTIAIFVATFMTAIEGTIVSTAMPTIISNLHGMKLMNWVFSIYLLTNAMMTPIYGKMADRIGRKPIFIFGLALFVIGSSLCGLSNHMGTLIISRAIQGLGAGAIMPVSFTIIADIYPIEKRAKVLGFNGSAWGIASIIAPLLGGFIVDKLTWHWIFFINVPIGIITIGLIWYFLQEEKKTSAEPVDYWGSLWLMAALLSLLYGFQVMGEAKPSVLVLGSMLVIAVVAFYLFIRVEKHAQDPIISLSLFKNRTFVVQNAVAALVSGFLIGFEVYMPMWMQGILGLKASMGGFVVTPSSVMWIFASLWAGLLLVKHAPRTILAGSLCILLVGSFILALVPQTTPFWFFLLVAAGLGIGFGLIITTTTVTAQSVAGADKVGVATSFNTLSRTLGQTLMVSVYGIILNRQLAKGIAGDGRLDQNMLNELINPETALNLPKQLLPTLRHILYNGLHFIYFASIVLIAIAIIINLMDRKRSK encoded by the coding sequence ATGGAACAAAGTAAGGGAAGAAAAACGAATGTATTACTCGTGACGATTGCGATTTTCGTCGCAACTTTCATGACAGCCATTGAAGGGACGATTGTTTCAACGGCAATGCCAACCATCATTAGTAATTTACACGGTATGAAATTGATGAACTGGGTCTTTTCAATCTACCTATTAACGAATGCGATGATGACGCCAATCTATGGTAAGATGGCAGATCGGATTGGGCGTAAACCAATCTTCATCTTTGGTTTGGCCTTGTTTGTCATCGGATCATCCTTATGTGGATTGTCAAATCATATGGGGACGTTAATTATTTCCCGGGCAATTCAAGGCTTGGGAGCCGGGGCGATTATGCCGGTATCATTTACGATTATTGCTGATATTTATCCGATTGAAAAACGGGCGAAAGTCTTGGGTTTTAATGGGTCAGCATGGGGGATTGCCTCCATCATTGCGCCGCTTTTAGGGGGCTTCATTGTTGATAAGTTGACCTGGCATTGGATTTTCTTCATCAATGTACCGATTGGGATTATTACGATTGGTTTAATCTGGTACTTCCTTCAAGAAGAGAAGAAGACGAGTGCTGAACCAGTCGACTATTGGGGCAGTTTATGGTTGATGGCGGCCCTTTTGAGTTTACTATATGGCTTCCAAGTCATGGGTGAAGCCAAACCGTCAGTGCTCGTTTTAGGGTCAATGCTCGTGATTGCAGTGGTTGCTTTTTACCTCTTTATCCGCGTTGAAAAACATGCACAAGATCCGATTATCTCATTATCATTATTTAAAAATCGAACATTTGTTGTCCAAAATGCAGTGGCTGCTTTAGTGAGTGGTTTCTTAATTGGTTTTGAAGTCTATATGCCAATGTGGATGCAAGGGATCCTCGGATTGAAAGCCTCGATGGGGGGGTTTGTTGTGACGCCTAGTTCTGTGATGTGGATTTTTGCCTCATTATGGGCAGGCCTATTACTTGTTAAGCACGCACCACGAACAATTCTAGCCGGTAGTTTGTGTATTTTACTTGTTGGGAGCTTCATCTTAGCATTGGTCCCACAAACCACACCGTTTTGGTTCTTCTTATTAGTTGCTGCTGGTTTAGGGATTGGCTTTGGCTTAATCATTACCACGACGACTGTTACGGCACAAAGCGTTGCTGGTGCTGACAAAGTTGGTGTTGCAACGTCGTTTAATACGTTAAGTCGAACTTTAGGTCAAACCTTGATGGTTTCAGTTTATGGGATTATTTTGAATCGGCAATTGGCAAAAGGGATTGCTGGTGATGGTCGATTAGATCAAAACATGTTAAATGAATTGATTAATCCAGAAACTGCTTTGAACTTACCTAAACAATTATTACCAACATTACGCCATATTCTATACAATGGTTTACACTTCATTTATTTTGCGTCAATTGTGTTAATTGCCATTGCAATTATTATTAATTTAATGGATCGTAAAAGAAGTAAATAA
- the trmL gene encoding tRNA (uridine(34)/cytosine(34)/5-carboxymethylaminomethyluridine(34)-2'-O)-methyltransferase TrmL produces MTNHIVLYEPLIPANTGNIARTCAGTDTVLDLIEPLGFETDDKHLKRAGLDYWDQVKINYHKNLDAFLATVPDRQYLYLITKFAKQAYSDQDVSDTSVDHYFMFGKETTGLPETFMRENEDRCLRIPMSDHIRALNLSNCAALVIFEALRQQDFPGLEKSHLYDNDKLK; encoded by the coding sequence GTGACTAATCATATTGTATTATACGAACCACTGATTCCTGCCAATACCGGTAATATTGCGCGGACATGTGCAGGAACAGATACTGTTTTAGATTTAATCGAACCATTAGGCTTTGAAACCGATGATAAACATTTAAAACGGGCTGGTCTTGATTACTGGGACCAAGTTAAGATTAATTATCACAAGAACTTGGATGCCTTTTTAGCAACTGTGCCCGATCGTCAATATTTATACTTGATTACGAAGTTTGCTAAGCAAGCTTATTCTGATCAAGATGTGTCGGATACAAGTGTTGATCATTATTTTATGTTTGGTAAGGAAACGACCGGATTACCTGAAACTTTCATGCGTGAAAATGAAGATCGGTGTTTACGAATCCCAATGTCCGACCATATTCGAGCATTAAACCTCTCGAACTGTGCGGCATTAGTGATCTTTGAGGCATTGCGCCAACAAGATTTTCCAGGACTCGAAAAGAGTCATTTGTACGACAATGATAAATTAAAATAG
- a CDS encoding methyltransferase domain-containing protein, with translation MKKIELAKQFLTTNLAVLQCPICQDVFASVAEHQLLCVNGHSFDLAKNGTLYFLAKQMKSEYTKEMLQHRRAFLQAGFFQPFLKEIASRITPDSLVLDVGCGEGTPVQQLNAQVSARYIGFDISKPAIQLASDYNADAWFCAADLARMPFADHQLDTVLNIFSPSQYQEFKRVLKPGGQLIKVIPNAGYLHELRELLYHGQAKESYDHGPVLELFAQHFPDYQEMQVQKTMTLTPETLRDLVEMTPLTWTASKAQLAAITLEALPEISLDVTILVGK, from the coding sequence TTGAAAAAAATTGAGCTAGCCAAGCAGTTTTTAACGACGAACTTGGCCGTATTACAATGTCCAATCTGTCAGGACGTATTTGCAAGTGTAGCCGAGCACCAATTACTTTGTGTCAATGGGCATAGTTTTGACCTCGCTAAAAATGGCACGTTATATTTTTTAGCAAAGCAAATGAAGTCTGAATATACCAAGGAAATGTTGCAACATCGCCGGGCTTTTTTACAAGCAGGGTTCTTTCAACCGTTCTTAAAAGAAATTGCATCACGGATTACCCCCGATAGTTTAGTCCTTGATGTCGGTTGTGGTGAAGGAACGCCAGTGCAACAGCTCAATGCGCAAGTTTCCGCGCGTTATATCGGGTTTGATATTTCTAAACCTGCGATTCAATTGGCAAGTGATTACAATGCCGATGCGTGGTTTTGTGCAGCAGACTTAGCGCGGATGCCATTTGCTGATCACCAGTTAGATACGGTGCTCAATATCTTTTCGCCTTCGCAATATCAAGAATTTAAACGTGTCTTGAAACCGGGCGGTCAACTAATTAAGGTGATTCCCAATGCGGGTTACTTACATGAGTTACGGGAGTTACTGTATCATGGTCAAGCTAAGGAAAGCTATGATCATGGTCCGGTCTTAGAATTGTTTGCGCAACATTTTCCAGATTATCAAGAAATGCAAGTTCAAAAAACAATGACGTTAACACCCGAGACATTGCGCGATTTGGTCGAAATGACGCCATTGACGTGGACGGCTTCTAAGGCACAATTAGCGGCAATCACGTTAGAAGCGCTACCTGAAATTTCATTAGATGTCACGATTTTAGTGGGAAAATGA